The Paraburkholderia fungorum genome window below encodes:
- a CDS encoding aldo/keto reductase: MEYRQLGRSGIKVSTLTLGTMMFGGPTDEATAARIIDQAQEQGVNSIDTADVYGKGESERVVGRAIAAQRERWVLATKFANPLQSGDVNAQGASRKYIERAVDASLKRLGTDYIDLLYIHREDHETPVEETVRALDDLIRAGKLRYYGLSNHRAWKIAEFSHTAQALGLAAPIASQPLYNIANRQAEAEQLTAAHRYGLGVISYSPLARGVLTGKYEPGATPGADTRAGRSDRRLQQTEWRPESIELARRVREHAEARGLSAGQFALAWVLNSRYISSTIAGPRTEAQWQDYLPALRYQLNADDEAFVDSLVTSGHPSTPGFNDPGHPFFGRIARHGATEHTTANALKG, encoded by the coding sequence ATGGAATACAGACAACTCGGCCGCAGCGGCATCAAGGTCTCGACATTGACGCTCGGCACAATGATGTTCGGCGGCCCCACCGACGAAGCGACCGCAGCCCGCATCATCGATCAGGCGCAGGAACAGGGCGTGAATTCGATCGATACCGCCGACGTCTACGGCAAGGGCGAGTCGGAACGCGTGGTTGGCCGCGCAATCGCGGCACAGCGCGAACGCTGGGTACTGGCGACAAAATTTGCGAACCCGCTGCAAAGCGGCGACGTGAACGCGCAAGGTGCGTCGCGCAAATACATCGAGCGCGCCGTCGATGCCAGCCTGAAACGGCTCGGCACCGACTATATCGACCTGCTCTACATCCATCGCGAAGATCACGAAACGCCGGTTGAAGAAACGGTGCGCGCACTCGACGATCTGATCCGCGCAGGCAAGCTGCGTTACTACGGGCTGTCGAATCATCGCGCGTGGAAGATTGCGGAGTTCAGCCACACGGCGCAGGCGCTTGGACTCGCTGCGCCTATCGCAAGCCAGCCGCTTTACAACATCGCCAATCGTCAGGCCGAGGCTGAGCAATTGACTGCCGCGCACCGCTATGGGCTCGGCGTGATCTCGTATAGCCCGCTCGCGCGCGGCGTACTGACCGGCAAATACGAACCCGGCGCGACACCCGGTGCCGATACGCGCGCGGGCCGTAGCGACCGCCGCTTGCAGCAGACCGAATGGCGTCCCGAGTCGATCGAACTCGCGCGGCGCGTGCGGGAACATGCCGAGGCGCGCGGTTTGTCGGCGGGCCAATTCGCATTGGCGTGGGTGCTCAACAGCCGCTATATCAGTTCGACGATTGCCGGTCCGCGCACCGAGGCGCAATGGCAGGACTATCTGCCCGCGCTGCGCTATCAATTGAATGCCGACGACGAAGCATTCGTCGATTCGCTGGTGACGAGCGGCCATCCGTCAACGCCTGGCTTCAACGATCCGGGGCATCCGTTCTTCGGTCGGATTGCGCGTCACGGGGCAACTGAACACACAACGGCAAACGCGCTAAAAGGCTAA
- a CDS encoding ABC transporter substrate-binding protein, whose protein sequence is MTVDRRRFMQTSLAALSAGALGTWADLPTAAAASTQATTPAKGGTLTYAVQQEPPSLVSLLDTNTVIRNISAKITEGLLRYDAQFKPQPLLAIAWSTSDDGLRYTFKLRPNVKWHDGESFTSADVSYSILTQKRLGPRGRITLANVERVETPDPLTAIVVLGKPTPYLIKALSSAELPIVPQHRYGDSDPLTSPNLTAPIGTGPFVFDQWVRGSHVSLRRNPNYWRPGAPNLDHVIYRIVPDQASISAALETGEVDAATNVGLADLSRLAKLPNLKIDDSYDAYLNNAAFLEFNLDNPVLAKPEVRKAIAHAIDRNFIKDNVFYQRSSVVDSPVPAVLSSYYDDSTFRYPFDVNEANRLLDAAGYPKQADGQRFALKINYISGSDFRRAADYLRAALARIDIKASILDGDLPTYLRRAYTAREFDLNLNGLGRLYDPTVGVQRIYWSDGVRHPLIWINASHYQNQQVDDLFRAAAVETDEGRRASAFRQIQQIVGRDLPVLPLVTVPSALQVYHSRVHNLNNSIDLTAGDFSDAWIEPKA, encoded by the coding sequence ATGACTGTAGATCGTCGGCGTTTCATGCAGACATCGCTGGCCGCTCTCTCCGCCGGTGCACTCGGCACATGGGCTGACCTCCCGACTGCGGCAGCCGCCAGCACGCAAGCGACCACGCCCGCGAAGGGCGGCACGCTCACCTACGCGGTCCAGCAGGAGCCGCCGTCGCTGGTTTCGCTGCTCGACACCAATACGGTGATCCGTAACATCAGCGCAAAAATTACTGAAGGGCTGTTGCGCTACGACGCGCAGTTCAAACCGCAACCGCTCCTAGCCATTGCCTGGAGCACCAGTGACGACGGTCTGCGATACACGTTCAAACTGCGGCCCAACGTGAAGTGGCACGATGGCGAGAGCTTCACGTCCGCCGACGTCAGCTACTCGATCCTCACGCAAAAACGCCTCGGCCCGCGCGGACGCATCACGCTCGCCAATGTCGAGCGGGTCGAAACGCCCGATCCGTTGACGGCCATCGTGGTGCTCGGCAAGCCGACGCCCTATCTGATCAAGGCTCTTTCGTCCGCGGAATTGCCCATCGTGCCGCAACACCGCTACGGCGACAGCGATCCTCTGACAAGCCCGAATCTCACCGCGCCAATCGGCACCGGCCCGTTCGTCTTCGACCAATGGGTGCGCGGCAGTCACGTCAGCCTTCGCAGGAATCCGAACTACTGGCGGCCGGGCGCACCGAATCTGGACCATGTGATCTACCGTATCGTGCCCGATCAGGCGTCCATTTCCGCCGCGCTCGAAACCGGTGAGGTCGATGCCGCAACCAACGTCGGCCTCGCCGATCTGAGCCGTCTTGCAAAGTTGCCGAATCTGAAAATCGACGACAGCTACGATGCGTATCTGAACAACGCGGCTTTCCTCGAATTCAACCTGGACAATCCAGTGCTTGCAAAGCCCGAGGTGCGCAAGGCTATTGCACACGCGATAGATCGCAACTTCATCAAGGACAACGTCTTCTACCAACGTTCGAGCGTGGTCGATTCGCCAGTGCCCGCCGTGTTGTCGAGCTATTACGACGACAGCACCTTTCGCTATCCGTTCGACGTGAACGAAGCGAATCGTTTGCTTGATGCGGCAGGTTATCCGAAACAGGCCGACGGCCAGCGTTTCGCGCTGAAGATCAACTACATCAGCGGATCGGATTTCCGGCGCGCGGCGGATTATCTGCGCGCTGCGCTCGCGCGCATCGATATCAAGGCGAGCATTCTCGACGGCGATCTGCCGACCTATTTGCGTCGCGCCTATACGGCTCGCGAGTTCGATCTGAATCTGAACGGCCTCGGCCGTCTTTACGATCCGACGGTTGGCGTGCAGCGCATTTACTGGTCGGACGGTGTCAGGCATCCGCTCATCTGGATCAACGCTTCGCACTATCAGAACCAGCAAGTCGACGACCTGTTTCGAGCGGCCGCCGTCGAAACCGACGAGGGCCGCCGCGCGTCCGCGTTCCGGCAGATTCAGCAGATCGTCGGCCGTGACCTGCCGGTGCTGCCGCTGGTGACGGTGCCGTCGGCGTTGCAGGTGTATCACTCGCGGGTTCACAACCTGAACAACAGCATCGATCTGACGGCGGGCGATTTCTCCGACGCGTGGATCGAACCGAAAGCCTGA